Within Vannielia litorea, the genomic segment GAGGCCATCTGCATCGGCCCGCCCGCCTCGGCCCAGAGCTATCTCAGCTTTCCGGCGATCATTTCGGCCTGCGAGATCTCCGGCGCCAACGCGATTCACCCCGGCTACGGCTTTCTGTCCGAGAACGCCAACTTCGTGCAGATCGTCGAGGATCACGGCCTCACCTTCATCGGCCCCACCGCCGAGCACATTCGCGTCATGGGTGACAAGATCACCGCAAAGGACACGATGAAAAAGCTGGGCGTGCCCTGCGTGCCCGGCTCCGACGGCGGCGTGCCCGACATGGAGGCCGCCAGGACCGTGGCCGAGGAGATCGGCTACCCGGTCATCGTCAAGGCCACTGCCGGCGGCGGCGGGCGCGGCATGAAGCTCGCAAAAACTGCCAAGGACCTCGAGAACGCCTTCCGCACCGCGCGCAGCGAGGCCAAGTCGGCCTTCGGCAACGACGAGGTCTATATCGAGAAGTATCTCGGCAAGCCCCGGCACATCGAAGTGCAGGTGTTTGGTGACGGCAAGGGCAATGCGGTCCACCTTGGGGAGCGCGACTGCTCCCTGCAGCGCCGGCACCAGAAAGTGTTCGAGGAGGCTCCCGGCCCGGCGATCACGCCCGAGCTGCGCGCCAGGATCGGCAAGACCTGCGCCGAGGCCGTGGCCTCGATCAACTACGCCGGCGCCGGCACCATCGAGTTTCTCTACGAGGATGGCGAGTTCTACTTCATCGAGATGAACACCCGCCTTCAGGTCGAGCATCCGGTGACCGAGCTGGTCTTCGGCCAGGATCTCGTGCGCGAGCAGATCCGCGTGGCCGCCGGCCTGCCGCTCTCGTTCAGCCAGGAGGACCTCAAGCTCAACGGCCACGCCATCGAGGTGCGGATCAACGCCGAAAAGCTGCCGAAGTTCTCTCCCTGCCCGGGCAAGATCACCCAGTTCCATGCCCCCGGCGGACTGGGCGTGCGGATGGACTCGGCGCTCTACGACGGCTACTCGATCCCGCCTTACTACGACAGCCTCATCGGCAAGCTGATTGTCCACGGTCGGGACCGCCCCGAAGCCCTCGCTCGGCTGAACCGGGCCCTCGGCGAGCTGATCGTGGACGGGGTGGACACGACCATCCCGCTGTTTCGCGCGCTGCTGAACGAGGCCGATATTCACAGCGGAGCCTACGACATCCACTGGCTCGAAGGCTGGCTGGAAACAAATCTGCAAGCCTGAGACGAGGCACGCCGGGTGGATCGGCTGACCCCAGACCTGCTGCTCCGGGCCTACCGGATCGGTCTGTTTCCGATGGCCGATGATGCGGACGCCAAAGAGATCTATTGGGTCGAGCCCCGCATGCGCGGGATCTTCCCCCTGGAGAATTTCCACATCTCCCGCTCGCTGGCGCGGCTAATCCGGCGCGAGCTGTTCACTATTTCAACCAACACGGATTTCGGCGGCGTGATGGATGGCTGTGCGGCACGCGATACAACCTGGATCAACAAAGAGATCCACACCGTCTATCGCAAGCTGCACGCGCTTGGCCATGCGCACTCCCTGGAGGTCTGGGAAGGCGATGCACTGGTCGGCGGGGTCTACGGCGTGGCCATCGGCGGGTGCTTCTGCGGCGAAAGCATGTTTTCGCGCCGCCGTGACGCTTCGAAGCTGGCGCTGGCGTACCTAGTGGACCACCTGCGCCGCGCTGGCTTCGTGCTGTTCGACACCCAGTTCATCACCCCTCATCTCGCCAGCCTGGGCGCCATCGAGATCAGCCAGCAAGAGTACCGCCGCCAACTTTCGGAGGCGCTGAAGCTGACCTGTGATTTCCGGAGCCTGACCGAGGTTCCCAGCGGTCACTCGGTGGTGCAGCGCAACACCCAGACATCGTAACGCTGGTGGTCCAGCGCGTTCAGCGCCGGGGCGGAGGCCAGCATCCAGCCTGCGAAGGCCGGAGCTTCTGCGTTGTCGTCCTCGATCACGACGTAGGCCGAGGCCCGCGCCGGTGTGCCCTCGGGATAGCGACAGTCCGACAGGGTGATCCTGAGGTGCCCGTAGCGCACGGTCTCACCCGTTCTGACCTCCAGATCGGAGGTCACGCTGGAGAGCTTGTCGAGCCCCCGGAGCATGGCGCCGGGCCCTTGGAGCACTTCCTGAGCCTGGGCTGCACCGGCCAGAAGGCAGGCAAGTGCCGCGCATTGCACGACGGTCTTCATTCGTCGGCCCCGGAGACGAACTTGGACAACAAGCCGATCAGGCTGACGGCGCCCTGTGTATCCTCGATCTCGCCACCG encodes:
- the accC gene encoding acetyl-CoA carboxylase biotin carboxylase subunit — translated: MFDKILIANRGEIALRVVRACREMGIPSVAVHSTADSDAMHVRMADEAICIGPPASAQSYLSFPAIISACEISGANAIHPGYGFLSENANFVQIVEDHGLTFIGPTAEHIRVMGDKITAKDTMKKLGVPCVPGSDGGVPDMEAARTVAEEIGYPVIVKATAGGGGRGMKLAKTAKDLENAFRTARSEAKSAFGNDEVYIEKYLGKPRHIEVQVFGDGKGNAVHLGERDCSLQRRHQKVFEEAPGPAITPELRARIGKTCAEAVASINYAGAGTIEFLYEDGEFYFIEMNTRLQVEHPVTELVFGQDLVREQIRVAAGLPLSFSQEDLKLNGHAIEVRINAEKLPKFSPCPGKITQFHAPGGLGVRMDSALYDGYSIPPYYDSLIGKLIVHGRDRPEALARLNRALGELIVDGVDTTIPLFRALLNEADIHSGAYDIHWLEGWLETNLQA
- the aat gene encoding leucyl/phenylalanyl-tRNA--protein transferase; the encoded protein is MDRLTPDLLLRAYRIGLFPMADDADAKEIYWVEPRMRGIFPLENFHISRSLARLIRRELFTISTNTDFGGVMDGCAARDTTWINKEIHTVYRKLHALGHAHSLEVWEGDALVGGVYGVAIGGCFCGESMFSRRRDASKLALAYLVDHLRRAGFVLFDTQFITPHLASLGAIEISQQEYRRQLSEALKLTCDFRSLTEVPSGHSVVQRNTQTS
- a CDS encoding DUF2155 domain-containing protein codes for the protein MKTVVQCAALACLLAGAAQAQEVLQGPGAMLRGLDKLSSVTSDLEVRTGETVRYGHLRITLSDCRYPEGTPARASAYVVIEDDNAEAPAFAGWMLASAPALNALDHQRYDVWVLRCTTE